The Ascidiaceihabitans donghaensis genome includes the window CCCAAGCGATGGCACCAGCACGATTGCGCGGATCATTGACCGTGAAATGCAATCGACACCTGAAGAACAGCGGCGCATGGTCATGCCTGCGGGCAATTCAAATCTGGCGCGTGTGCATGCCGCGATCAACTTTGCACAGGCACCGGCGGGTCACGATATCACGCTTGATCTGAACGTGATGCCGGATGATTTTACCGGCACCTTCGTCGAAGCATGGATGCCCTACAGCGCCAACACACCACCGCCCAATGTTGTTGCGGTGCGTGTGACGCCGCCATTCGGGTCCACCAGCTTGTTGGTGCATGCGCAGGCGGGATCAAGTCAGGTGTTGCACAACGCGGCCGGTGAACAAATTGCCGAACTGGCCTATGCCTTGGAACCTGCCCCAACAGCGCGTGGGGTGATCACCTTGTCGATTAACCCGACCTTCACAAACGAAGACAGCGTGCATGTGGCCCCGTCGGGGCGTTGGACCATGGCCTTTCAAAACAATTGCTTGCCTGACGATGAAACCGTTCAGGTGCGCATCCAGCGTGATGAAACTTTGCCCGGCTACAAAACCGGCGCACGGCAAGCCTATTTCAACAACGCCTGCTATGTGCGCTTCAACAAGATAGGAGAACCGTTGCCTGTTGATCCCGAAGGGTCCGATTGCCCCATCCGGCGTGCCGGCACCTTGAACGGCTTTGCCTGTGGAGACGAACCGATCATGATCGGCGGGTTGACGCAAAGCAACGGACAGCTGGCTGTCTATTCCTCTGCGGGGCCAAGTTCCAAGGCGCGGGGGGCTGCTGTTCCCACACGCATGGGGCCGGACGCCTCAGCGCGTAGCGACGACAGTCTTGTGGTCTACGGCGTGTTGGGCGCAGGCACCCGCAGCGGGTCCATGGTGCATCAGAACGGAACAAGCGTGGCGGCACCACTTGCAGCCCGTATGGTGATTGATGCTTTGGCTGAAGGCGAAGACGCAGACCGCGCTTGGGTGGCTGCACAAGGGGAACGCGACGACAGCAGTTATCCCCCCCTGCAACCCGCGCAACCCTTCGTTACACGCACCGGGGGCGGACGGCTTCGGCTGGCAAATCCTTTTGGACCGCAGCCACCACAGCCTTAACGCCATCTGATGTTGTTTTCGCATACGCTTTCGTAGAACGACACAACCGGCGAAAAAGTGTGAAATCGGCCCCCACTCGGGCCGATT containing:
- a CDS encoding S8 family serine peptidase, with protein sequence MQLQWKDVSAPDVLDYSTDYRLRQSAMQQGAPAQDQWWSALVQLDNMSLVGFADVLQSNFDGDAVIPVEDLIEGEDESDPDFFVKIFAKPNALNALNATGNSLGVRDISLGHEVSDDAAATASQPDLVEGAANNITVVEDGTVTVGIIDDGIGFAHNLFRKGLTETRLAAMYIMDADNGPNKAVGRKLFTKQINALMVQNTFSGILDEEAFYTAAGSIDYASPYFSTTMYRRSHGSHVMSLAAGYPMEDARDDRPIIAAQLPSAVSEDTTGTSLAPSLRSALRFIKRRAKRIRVGSANGPIAPLVVNFSYGNFNGPSDGTSTIARIIDREMQSTPEEQRRMVMPAGNSNLARVHAAINFAQAPAGHDITLDLNVMPDDFTGTFVEAWMPYSANTPPPNVVAVRVTPPFGSTSLLVHAQAGSSQVLHNAAGEQIAELAYALEPAPTARGVITLSINPTFTNEDSVHVAPSGRWTMAFQNNCLPDDETVQVRIQRDETLPGYKTGARQAYFNNACYVRFNKIGEPLPVDPEGSDCPIRRAGTLNGFACGDEPIMIGGLTQSNGQLAVYSSAGPSSKARGAAVPTRMGPDASARSDDSLVVYGVLGAGTRSGSMVHQNGTSVAAPLAARMVIDALAEGEDADRAWVAAQGERDDSSYPPLQPAQPFVTRTGGGRLRLANPFGPQPPQP